The following are from one region of the Paracoccus sp. S3-43 genome:
- a CDS encoding ABC transporter permease, whose translation MTGKGRGLQVYALFYLLFLYAPIILLPLFAFNSGTIIAFPLQGFTTGWFGQMWANATLRSALANSLLIAVSASILATCLGVFAARASTRFEFPGKGGMMGFILLPMVLPEIIVAMSLLVVLLGMGVQLSILTVIVGHTLICMPYAIAILSTAFSSLDKSLEEAAYDLGETKWSAFRLVTLPLVMPGIVSSLLIAFTISLDEFIIAFFLAGNQPTLPTYIFSQLRFPKQIPMIMALGTVLVALSIVLLAMGEYFRRRGNARLGGKPTGGFL comes from the coding sequence ATGACCGGGAAGGGCCGCGGCTTGCAGGTCTATGCGTTGTTCTACCTGCTTTTCCTTTATGCGCCGATCATCCTGCTGCCGCTGTTCGCCTTCAATTCCGGCACCATCATCGCCTTCCCGCTGCAAGGCTTCACGACCGGCTGGTTCGGGCAGATGTGGGCCAATGCGACGCTGCGCAGCGCGCTGGCCAATTCGCTGCTGATCGCGGTCAGCGCGTCGATCCTGGCGACCTGCCTGGGGGTCTTCGCGGCGCGCGCCTCGACCCGGTTCGAATTTCCGGGCAAGGGCGGCATGATGGGGTTCATCCTGCTGCCGATGGTGCTGCCGGAAATCATCGTCGCCATGTCGCTGCTGGTGGTTCTTCTGGGCATGGGCGTGCAACTGTCGATCCTGACGGTGATCGTGGGCCACACGCTGATCTGCATGCCCTATGCCATCGCGATCCTGTCCACCGCGTTTTCCAGCCTCGACAAGTCGCTTGAGGAGGCGGCCTATGACCTGGGCGAAACGAAGTGGAGCGCGTTCCGGCTGGTCACGCTGCCCCTGGTGATGCCGGGGATCGTCAGCTCGCTGCTGATCGCCTTCACCATCAGCCTGGACGAATTCATCATCGCCTTCTTCCTGGCGGGCAACCAGCCGACGCTGCCCACCTATATCTTCAGCCAGTTGCGGTTCCCCAAGCAGATCCCGATGATCATGGCGCTTGGCACCGTGCTGGTCGCCCTGTCCATCGTGCTTCTGGCGATGGGCGAATATTTCCGCCGCCGCGGCAATGCCCGGCTGGGCGGCAAACCGACCGGAGGGTTCCTGTGA
- a CDS encoding ABC transporter ATP-binding protein yields the protein MIECRGVHKHYGDYHALRGIDLTIRAGEFFSLLGPSGCGKTTLLRTIAGFEDISDGAILIDEKRMEEVPANKRPTNMVFQSYAIFPHLTVAQNVAFGLRRDPRGKAEKAALVDEALAMVGLRGYGNRAAHALSGGQRQRVALARALILKPKVLLLDEPLSALDRKMREQMQVELIKLQRQVGITFVLVTHDQEEALVMSDRIAVMFEGEIAQLDGPEALYARPANRRVADFIGVMNFLPARILGEKDGIVTAEAPGLGVVDLPARQVSRANPDDDGPTIGFRPETMTLVGPTQTHTQPRETNATIDEVVYYGDMTYYDLRLDGAGATDGKARPVRISMRNVFGRDVQDVGTRTRLAWSPGSLVLFR from the coding sequence ATGATCGAATGCCGGGGCGTTCACAAGCATTACGGCGATTACCACGCCCTGCGCGGCATCGACCTGACCATCCGTGCGGGCGAGTTCTTCTCGCTTCTGGGGCCGTCTGGCTGTGGCAAAACCACGCTGCTGCGCACCATCGCGGGGTTCGAGGATATCTCGGACGGCGCCATCCTGATCGACGAAAAGCGCATGGAGGAGGTGCCCGCGAACAAGCGGCCCACCAACATGGTGTTCCAGTCCTATGCGATCTTTCCGCACCTGACCGTCGCGCAGAACGTCGCCTTCGGCTTGCGCCGGGATCCGCGCGGCAAGGCGGAGAAGGCGGCCCTGGTGGACGAGGCGCTGGCCATGGTGGGCCTGCGCGGCTATGGCAACCGCGCCGCGCACGCGCTGTCGGGCGGACAGCGCCAGCGGGTCGCGCTGGCCCGCGCGTTGATCCTCAAGCCCAAGGTGCTGCTCTTGGACGAGCCGCTGTCGGCGCTGGACCGCAAGATGCGCGAACAGATGCAGGTGGAGCTGATCAAGCTGCAACGCCAGGTCGGCATCACCTTCGTCCTGGTGACCCATGACCAGGAGGAAGCCCTGGTCATGTCCGACCGCATCGCCGTCATGTTCGAGGGCGAGATCGCCCAGCTTGACGGCCCCGAGGCGCTCTATGCCCGCCCCGCCAACCGCCGCGTCGCGGATTTCATCGGCGTGATGAACTTCCTGCCCGCGCGGATCCTGGGCGAGAAGGACGGGATCGTCACGGCCGAGGCTCCGGGCCTGGGCGTGGTGGACCTGCCCGCCCGGCAGGTCAGCCGCGCGAATCCCGACGATGACGGCCCGACCATCGGTTTCCGCCCGGAAACGATGACCCTTGTGGGGCCGACCCAGACCCATACCCAGCCGCGCGAGACGAACGCCACCATCGACGAGGTCGTCTATTACGGCGACATGACCTATTACGACCTGCGGCTGGATGGCGCGGGGGCCACGGACGGCAAGGCGCGGCCGGTGCGGATTTCCATGCGCAATGTCTTCGGCCGCGACGTACAGGACGTGGGCACGCGCACCCGGCTGGCCTGGTCGCCGGGGTCGCTGGTGCTGTTTCGTTAG
- the ychF gene encoding redox-regulated ATPase YchF, whose product MGFRMGIVGLPNVGKSTLFNALTKTAAAQAANFPFCTIEPNVGDVAVPDPRLDTLAGIAGSKQIIPTRITFVDIAGLVKGASKGEGLGNQFLANIREVDAIAHVLRCFEDGDVTHVEGRVDPVADAETIETELMIADLESVERRLANIARKLKGGDKDAVAQEKLLKAAQAALESGKPARTVQVADEDRRAWEMLQLLTAKPVLFVCNVEEDKAATGNAQSDRVAEMARAQGAGHVVISARIEEEISQLPAEEAAMFLEEMGLHEAGLDRLIREGYKLLGLDTYFTVGPKEARAWTIHKGTLAPQAAGVIHGDFERGFIRAETIAYDDYVACKGEAGAREAGKFRIEGKTYAVKDGDVLHFLFNA is encoded by the coding sequence ATGGGCTTTCGCATGGGAATTGTCGGCTTGCCGAATGTGGGCAAATCGACGCTGTTCAACGCGCTGACGAAAACCGCCGCCGCGCAGGCCGCGAATTTTCCCTTCTGCACCATCGAACCGAATGTGGGCGATGTGGCGGTTCCCGATCCGCGCCTGGATACCTTGGCCGGGATCGCTGGCAGCAAGCAGATCATCCCGACGCGCATCACCTTCGTGGACATCGCGGGCCTTGTGAAGGGCGCCAGCAAGGGCGAGGGGTTGGGCAACCAGTTCCTGGCCAATATCCGCGAGGTCGACGCCATCGCCCATGTGCTGCGCTGTTTCGAGGACGGCGACGTGACCCATGTCGAGGGCCGCGTCGATCCCGTCGCCGATGCCGAAACCATCGAGACCGAGCTGATGATCGCCGACCTGGAATCGGTCGAACGCCGCCTTGCCAACATCGCCCGCAAGCTGAAGGGCGGCGACAAGGATGCGGTGGCGCAGGAAAAGCTGCTGAAGGCCGCGCAGGCGGCGCTGGAATCCGGCAAGCCCGCCCGCACCGTGCAGGTCGCCGACGAGGACCGGCGCGCCTGGGAGATGCTGCAACTGCTGACCGCCAAGCCCGTCCTGTTCGTCTGCAATGTCGAGGAGGACAAGGCCGCCACCGGCAACGCCCAGTCCGACCGCGTGGCCGAGATGGCCCGCGCGCAGGGGGCGGGCCATGTGGTGATCTCGGCCCGGATCGAGGAGGAGATCAGCCAGCTTCCCGCCGAGGAAGCCGCGATGTTCCTGGAGGAGATGGGCCTGCACGAGGCCGGTCTGGACCGCCTGATCCGCGAGGGTTACAAGCTGCTGGGCCTGGACACCTATTTCACCGTCGGCCCCAAGGAGGCCCGCGCCTGGACCATCCACAAGGGCACCCTGGCCCCGCAGGCGGCCGGCGTGATCCACGGCGATTTCGAACGCGGCTTCATCCGGGCCGAGACCATCGCCTATGACGATTACGTCGCCTGCAAGGGCGAGGCGGGCGCGCGCGAGGCGGGCAAGTTCCGGATTGAGGGCAAGACCTATGCCGTCAAGGACGGCGACGTGCTGCATTTCCTGTTCAACGCCTGA
- a CDS encoding sigma factor gives MPEAHHRMLSDLIARVAKADRRAFDALYQASSARLNALCLSILKDRREAEEVLEQVYIGIWKEAARFPDSGLSPTAWLAVQARDRAMARRGGLALPPVPAGGGGGDALALLRAAYLEGLDYRQLADRQGMSTDEARHALHEGLERLAGHAADDADSVAAAEQALGLRGGESQDRARLADWQERLARFADGLTPVMAPARAWQRIRESLGHGVAPLSVDPLERAPWWRGTGGILALILLAALAAWFLWGR, from the coding sequence TTGCCGGAAGCCCATCACAGGATGCTGTCGGATCTGATCGCGCGCGTCGCCAAGGCCGACCGCCGCGCCTTCGACGCGCTGTATCAGGCCAGCTCGGCCCGGCTGAACGCGCTGTGCCTGTCGATCCTGAAGGACCGCCGAGAGGCCGAGGAGGTGCTGGAACAGGTCTATATCGGCATCTGGAAGGAGGCCGCGCGTTTCCCGGACAGCGGGCTGTCGCCGACGGCTTGGCTGGCCGTGCAGGCCCGCGACCGGGCGATGGCGCGCCGCGGCGGGCTGGCCCTGCCCCCGGTCCCCGCGGGGGGCGGAGGGGGTGATGCGCTGGCCCTGCTGCGCGCCGCCTATCTTGAGGGCCTGGATTATCGCCAGCTTGCCGACCGCCAGGGCATGTCCACCGATGAGGCGCGCCACGCCCTGCACGAGGGGTTGGAGCGGCTGGCCGGCCATGCCGCCGACGATGCCGACAGCGTCGCGGCGGCCGAACAGGCGCTTGGGCTGCGCGGGGGCGAATCCCAGGACAGGGCGCGGCTTGCGGACTGGCAGGAACGGCTGGCGCGGTTCGCCGATGGCCTGACGCCGGTCATGGCCCCGGCCCGCGCCTGGCAGCGGATTCGCGAAAGCCTGGGGCACGGGGTCGCGCCCCTGTCGGTCGATCCGCTGGAGCGCGCGCCCTGGTGGCGCGGCACCGGCGGCATCCTGGCCCTGATCCTGCTGGCCGCCCTCGCGGCCTGGTTCCTGTGGGGCCGCTGA
- the cobS gene encoding cobaltochelatase subunit CobS: MLDMNAKPTDEIDLREVFGLDSDMKVKGFAERSDRVPEIDSTYKFDPDTTMAILAGFAYNRRVMIQGYHGTGKSTHIEQVAARLNWPCVRVNLDSHVSRIDLIGKDAIKLVDGKQVTVFHEGILPWALRNPTAIVFDEYDAGRADVMFVIQRVLETDGKLTLLDQNEVITPNPYFRLFATANTVGLGDTTGLYHGTQQINQGQMDRWSLVSTLNYLSHDAEAAIVLAKNPTYNTEKGRKTINQMVTLADLTRTAFMQGDLSTVMSPRTVITWAQNARIFGDNIGYAFRLTFLNKCDELERQTVAEFYQRLFDEELPESAAARAK; this comes from the coding sequence ATGCTCGACATGAACGCCAAACCGACTGACGAGATCGACCTGCGCGAGGTGTTCGGTCTGGACAGCGACATGAAGGTCAAGGGGTTCGCCGAACGCAGCGACCGGGTGCCCGAGATCGACAGCACCTACAAGTTCGATCCCGACACCACGATGGCGATCCTGGCGGGCTTCGCCTATAACCGCCGGGTGATGATCCAGGGCTATCACGGCACCGGGAAATCCACGCATATCGAGCAGGTGGCGGCGCGGCTGAACTGGCCCTGCGTGCGGGTGAACCTGGACAGCCATGTCAGCCGCATCGACCTGATCGGCAAGGACGCGATCAAGCTGGTGGACGGCAAGCAGGTCACGGTGTTCCACGAAGGCATCCTGCCCTGGGCGCTGCGCAACCCGACCGCCATCGTCTTTGACGAATACGACGCGGGCCGGGCCGACGTGATGTTCGTGATCCAGCGGGTTCTGGAGACCGACGGCAAGCTGACCCTGCTGGACCAGAACGAGGTGATCACGCCCAACCCCTATTTCCGGCTGTTTGCCACCGCCAACACCGTGGGCCTGGGCGATACCACCGGGCTTTATCACGGCACCCAGCAGATCAACCAGGGCCAGATGGACCGCTGGTCGCTGGTCAGCACGCTCAACTATCTGTCCCACGACGCCGAGGCCGCCATCGTGCTGGCCAAGAACCCGACCTACAACACCGAAAAGGGCCGCAAGACCATCAACCAGATGGTGACGCTGGCCGACCTGACGCGGACGGCCTTCATGCAGGGCGATCTGTCCACCGTCATGTCGCCGCGCACGGTCATCACCTGGGCGCAGAACGCGCGGATCTTCGGCGACAATATCGGCTATGCCTTCCGGCTGACCTTCCTGAACAAATGCGACGAACTGGAACGCCAGACCGTCGCCGAATTCTATCAGCGGCTGTTCGACGAGGAACTGCCGGAAAGCGCCGCCGCCAGGGCGAAGTGA
- a CDS encoding alkene reductase → MPTLFDPLQIGPLTLKNRIVMAPLTRSRAGTARVPNALMAEYYAQRAGAGLILSEATSVTPMGVGYADTPGIWNDAQMEGWKLVTKAVHDAGGLIFLQLWHVGRISDPVFLNGETPVAPSAVRPAGHVSLLRPKKDYETPRALDADEIPGIVDAYRQAAIRAKEAGFDGVEIHGANGYLIDQFLQDGSNRRTDQYGGSIQNRVRFLNQIADAIIPVWGADRVGLHLSPRGDSHDMGDSDPRALFTHVAKGMAARKIAFICLREYQGPDSLIDDIKAAFGGVVIANERLTPDSARDLVASGRADAVAFGKDFIATPDLPARLRSGLALNHPDPATFYGSGPKGYVDYPVAEEV, encoded by the coding sequence ATGCCGACCCTTTTCGATCCCCTGCAAATCGGGCCGCTGACGCTGAAGAACCGCATCGTCATGGCCCCGCTGACCCGCAGCCGCGCCGGGACCGCGCGCGTGCCGAATGCGCTGATGGCCGAGTATTACGCGCAGCGCGCCGGCGCCGGGCTGATCCTGTCCGAGGCGACCAGCGTCACCCCGATGGGCGTGGGCTATGCCGACACGCCGGGCATCTGGAACGATGCGCAGATGGAAGGCTGGAAGCTGGTCACGAAGGCCGTCCATGACGCGGGCGGGCTGATCTTTCTGCAACTATGGCATGTCGGGCGGATTTCCGACCCGGTCTTTCTGAACGGCGAAACCCCCGTCGCGCCCAGTGCCGTCCGCCCCGCCGGGCATGTCAGCCTGCTGCGCCCGAAAAAGGACTACGAAACGCCGCGCGCCCTGGACGCCGACGAAATCCCCGGCATCGTCGACGCCTATCGGCAGGCCGCGATCCGCGCCAAGGAAGCAGGCTTCGACGGCGTCGAGATCCACGGCGCGAACGGCTATCTGATCGACCAGTTCCTGCAAGACGGCAGCAACAGGCGGACCGACCAGTATGGCGGATCGATCCAGAACCGGGTGCGTTTCCTGAACCAGATCGCCGACGCGATCATTCCGGTCTGGGGCGCGGACCGGGTGGGCCTGCACCTGTCGCCGCGCGGCGACAGCCACGACATGGGCGACAGCGATCCCCGCGCGTTGTTCACCCATGTCGCGAAAGGGATGGCGGCCCGCAAGATCGCCTTCATCTGCCTGCGCGAATATCAGGGGCCTGACAGCCTGATCGACGATATCAAGGCGGCCTTCGGCGGCGTGGTGATCGCCAATGAAAGGCTGACCCCCGACAGCGCGCGCGATCTGGTCGCCTCGGGCCGCGCGGATGCGGTGGCCTTCGGCAAGGACTTCATCGCCACGCCCGACCTGCCCGCCCGCCTGCGCAGCGGTCTGGCCCTGAACCATCCGGATCCGGCGACCTTCTATGGCAGCGGGCCCAAGGGCTATGTGGATTATCCGGTGGCGGAAGAGGTCTGA
- a CDS encoding Tex family protein, whose amino-acid sequence MDTAARIARTIAAEIGASTSQVTAAADLLDGGATVPFVARYRKEATGGLDDTQLRTLSDRLAYLRDRESRRAAILSSIRDQGKLTDDLARAIAGAETKAALEDIYLPFKPKRRTKAMIARENGLEPLLRAIQDDRAADPAVLAAGFVSDAVSDTKAALDGARDILVEELSENAALLGSLRDFMRAEAFIAARLIAGKDQAGAKFSDYFDHREKWSAIPAHRALAVLRAAKEEIVTIDIAPDPETGARRAEGIVARAIGPLGDQPGDRWLRQVAGWTWRVRLSNTMYIDLMSELRKRAHDEAIRVFGRNLRDLLLAAPAGSRVTLGVDPGIRTGCKIAVVDATGKLLDTATIYPFQPKNDLRGSEAVLLALIAKHGVDLIAIGNGTASRETERLVAEVLKRLPKGARVPTKVVVSEAGASVYSASELAAKEFPQLDVSLRGAVSIARRLQDPLAELVKVPPESIGVGQYQHDVDQRQLARTLEAVVEDAVNAVGVDLNMASAPLLAHVAGLGPSLAQNIVAWRDQNGAFPSRAALKKVAGLGPRAFEQCAGFLRIRGGKEPLDASAVHPEAYGVARKIVATCGRDIRAILGDGAALKSVRAEQFVDEHFGLPTIRDILSELEKPGRDPRPGFVTASFAEGVETITDLKPGMVLEGTVTNVAAFGAFVDIGVHQDGLVHVSQLANRFVKDPNEVVKVGDVVRVRVTEIDVPRKRIGLTMRSDADAAKPVPKAQGKAGPGSAVSAPKSSSPGGFGAALAEAMRRK is encoded by the coding sequence ATGGACACAGCCGCCCGCATCGCCCGCACCATCGCCGCCGAAATCGGCGCCTCGACCAGCCAGGTGACGGCGGCGGCGGACCTGCTGGACGGGGGCGCGACGGTCCCCTTTGTCGCGCGCTATCGGAAAGAGGCGACGGGCGGTCTGGACGACACGCAGCTGCGCACGCTGTCCGACCGGCTGGCCTATCTGCGCGACAGGGAATCGCGGCGGGCGGCGATCCTGTCGTCCATCCGGGACCAGGGGAAGCTGACCGACGACCTGGCCCGCGCGATTGCCGGGGCCGAGACCAAGGCCGCGCTGGAGGACATCTATCTGCCCTTCAAGCCCAAGCGCCGCACCAAGGCGATGATCGCGCGCGAAAACGGGTTGGAGCCGCTGCTGCGCGCGATCCAGGACGACCGGGCCGCCGATCCCGCCGTGCTGGCGGCGGGCTTTGTCTCGGACGCGGTGTCCGATACCAAAGCCGCTCTGGACGGCGCGCGCGACATCCTGGTCGAGGAACTGTCGGAAAACGCCGCCCTGCTGGGATCGCTGCGCGATTTCATGCGGGCCGAGGCCTTCATCGCCGCCAGGCTGATCGCGGGCAAGGACCAGGCGGGCGCCAAGTTCAGTGACTATTTCGACCACCGCGAGAAATGGTCGGCCATCCCGGCCCATCGCGCCCTGGCGGTCCTGCGCGCCGCCAAGGAGGAGATCGTCACCATCGACATCGCGCCCGACCCCGAGACCGGCGCCCGGCGTGCCGAAGGGATCGTCGCGCGGGCCATCGGGCCCCTGGGCGACCAGCCGGGCGACAGATGGCTGCGGCAGGTGGCGGGCTGGACCTGGCGGGTCAGGCTGTCGAACACCATGTATATCGACCTGATGTCCGAGTTGCGCAAACGCGCCCATGACGAGGCGATCCGCGTCTTCGGCCGCAACCTGCGCGACCTGCTGCTGGCCGCGCCCGCCGGGTCGCGCGTGACGCTGGGCGTCGATCCGGGGATCCGCACCGGCTGCAAGATCGCGGTGGTCGATGCCACCGGCAAGCTGCTGGACACCGCGACGATCTATCCCTTCCAGCCGAAAAACGACCTGCGCGGGTCCGAAGCCGTGCTGCTGGCGCTGATCGCGAAGCACGGCGTGGACCTGATCGCCATCGGCAACGGCACCGCCAGCCGGGAAACCGAACGGCTGGTGGCCGAGGTGCTGAAGCGCCTGCCCAAGGGCGCCCGCGTGCCGACCAAGGTGGTGGTCAGCGAGGCCGGGGCCTCGGTCTATTCGGCGTCGGAACTGGCCGCGAAAGAGTTTCCGCAACTTGACGTGTCGCTGCGCGGCGCGGTCTCGATCGCGCGGCGCTTGCAGGATCCGCTGGCCGAACTGGTCAAGGTGCCGCCGGAATCCATCGGCGTCGGGCAGTATCAGCACGACGTGGACCAGCGGCAACTGGCACGGACGCTGGAAGCCGTGGTCGAGGATGCGGTGAACGCGGTTGGGGTGGACCTGAACATGGCCTCGGCCCCGCTTCTGGCCCATGTCGCGGGGCTGGGGCCGTCGCTGGCCCAGAACATCGTCGCCTGGCGCGATCAGAACGGCGCCTTCCCGTCGCGCGCGGCGCTGAAGAAGGTGGCGGGCCTTGGCCCGCGCGCCTTCGAGCAATGCGCGGGCTTCCTGCGCATCCGGGGCGGTAAGGAGCCGCTGGACGCCTCGGCCGTCCACCCCGAGGCTTACGGCGTGGCGCGCAAGATCGTCGCCACCTGCGGACGCGACATCCGCGCGATCCTGGGCGACGGGGCGGCGCTGAAATCCGTCCGCGCGGAACAGTTCGTAGACGAGCATTTCGGCCTGCCCACCATCCGCGACATCCTGTCGGAACTGGAAAAGCCCGGCCGCGACCCGCGCCCCGGCTTCGTCACCGCCAGCTTCGCCGAAGGGGTCGAGACGATCACCGACCTGAAGCCCGGCATGGTCCTGGAAGGCACCGTCACCAATGTCGCGGCCTTCGGGGCCTTCGTGGATATCGGCGTCCATCAGGACGGGCTGGTCCATGTCAGCCAGCTTGCCAACCGCTTCGTCAAGGATCCGAACGAGGTGGTGAAGGTCGGCGATGTCGTCCGCGTCCGCGTGACCGAAATCGACGTGCCCCGCAAGCGCATCGGTCTGACCATGCGCAGCGACGCCGATGCCGCGAAGCCCGTGCCGAAGGCCCAGGGCAAGGCAGGGCCGGGATCCGCCGTCTCTGCCCCGAAAAGCAGCAGTCCGGGCGGATTCGGCGCCGCCTTGGCCGAGGCGATGCGGCGCAAATAG
- a CDS encoding transglutaminase family protein, producing the protein MRIRIEVELHYTFTTPSPAILAVEAAGAFGQEISNAAIDFGPVEHLARVPGEEGIGEKIIIRTAEDLRCIYSADVIVTRPCPVFERMSAADVDEMPGDALRYLLSSRYCQAERFVPFARQRFGDRQGGAKILAIRDWIEQRLDYVSGVSDSNTTAADTFLERRGVCRDYAHLMIALCRAAQIPARIASVFAPGVEPPDFHAVAEVYLDGTWHLIDPTGMATADQMALIAVGRDAVDVAFLTTFAGTELLTQTVNVTEARRG; encoded by the coding sequence ATGCGAATCAGGATCGAGGTCGAGCTTCACTACACCTTCACCACCCCCAGCCCGGCGATCCTGGCGGTCGAGGCCGCCGGGGCCTTCGGCCAGGAAATCAGCAATGCGGCCATCGACTTCGGCCCCGTCGAACACCTGGCCCGCGTTCCGGGCGAAGAAGGGATCGGCGAAAAGATCATCATCCGCACGGCCGAGGATCTGCGCTGCATCTATTCCGCCGATGTGATCGTGACGCGGCCCTGCCCGGTCTTCGAACGCATGTCTGCGGCCGATGTGGACGAGATGCCGGGCGACGCGCTGCGCTATCTGCTGTCGTCGCGATACTGCCAGGCGGAACGCTTCGTGCCCTTCGCGCGGCAGCGATTCGGCGACAGGCAGGGCGGGGCCAAGATCCTGGCGATCCGGGACTGGATCGAACAGCGGCTGGATTATGTGTCCGGCGTCAGCGATTCGAACACCACGGCGGCCGACACCTTTCTGGAACGGCGCGGCGTCTGCCGCGATTACGCCCATCTGATGATCGCGCTGTGCCGCGCCGCCCAGATCCCCGCCCGCATCGCCAGCGTCTTCGCGCCGGGGGTCGAGCCGCCGGATTTCCACGCCGTCGCCGAGGTCTATCTGGACGGCACCTGGCACCTGATCGACCCGACCGGCATGGCCACCGCCGACCAGATGGCGCTGATCGCCGTGGGCCGCGACGCGGTGGATGTGGCGTTCCTCACGACCTTCGCCGGGACGGAACTGCTGACGCAGACGGTCAATGTGACCGAGGCCCGGCGAGGTTGA
- a CDS encoding isovaleryl-CoA dehydrogenase, whose amino-acid sequence MFTRGMEFDLGEDVNALRDMVHRWAQDRVKPIAAEVDRTNAFPNELWTEMGDLGLLGITVPEEFGGAGMGYLAHVVATEEIARASASVSLSYGAHSNLCVNQIKLNGTDEQRRKYLPDLCSGKAVGALAMSEEGAGSDVVGMKLRADKKNDRFVLNGNKYWITNAPDAQTLVVYAKTDPEAGSKGITAFIVERGMAGFSTSPHFDKLGMRGSNTGELIFENCEIPFENVLGQEGRGVRVLMSGLDYERLVLSGIGTGIMAACLDEVMPYIRDRRQFGQPIGNFQLMQAKIADMYVALNTARAYVYEVARACDAGKVTRQDAAGAVLYASEQAMVQAHQAVQALGGAGFLNDSVVSRLFRDAKLMEIGAGTSEIRRMLIGRELMGLV is encoded by the coding sequence ATGTTCACGCGGGGGATGGAATTCGATCTGGGCGAGGATGTGAACGCCCTGCGCGACATGGTGCATCGCTGGGCGCAGGACCGCGTGAAGCCTATCGCGGCCGAGGTCGACCGGACCAACGCCTTCCCGAACGAATTGTGGACCGAGATGGGCGATCTGGGCCTTCTGGGCATCACCGTCCCCGAGGAGTTCGGTGGCGCGGGCATGGGCTATCTGGCCCATGTGGTCGCGACCGAGGAGATCGCGCGGGCCAGCGCCTCGGTCAGCCTGTCCTATGGCGCGCATTCGAACCTGTGCGTGAACCAGATCAAGCTGAACGGCACCGACGAACAGCGCCGCAAATACCTGCCCGACCTGTGTTCCGGCAAGGCCGTGGGGGCCTTGGCCATGTCCGAGGAGGGCGCGGGCAGCGATGTCGTCGGCATGAAGCTGCGGGCGGACAAGAAGAACGACCGCTTTGTTCTGAACGGCAACAAATACTGGATCACCAACGCCCCCGATGCGCAGACCCTGGTCGTCTATGCCAAGACCGACCCCGAGGCGGGCAGCAAGGGCATCACCGCCTTTATCGTCGAACGCGGCATGGCGGGGTTCAGCACCTCGCCCCATTTCGACAAGCTGGGGATGCGGGGGTCGAACACGGGCGAGCTGATCTTCGAAAACTGCGAGATTCCGTTCGAGAATGTCCTGGGTCAGGAAGGCCGGGGCGTGCGCGTGCTGATGTCGGGGCTGGATTACGAACGTCTGGTGCTGTCGGGCATCGGCACCGGCATCATGGCCGCCTGCCTGGACGAGGTGATGCCCTATATCCGCGACCGCAGGCAGTTCGGCCAGCCGATCGGGAATTTCCAGTTGATGCAGGCCAAGATCGCCGACATGTATGTCGCGCTGAATACCGCCCGCGCCTATGTCTACGAGGTCGCGCGCGCCTGCGACGCGGGCAAGGTGACGCGGCAGGACGCGGCGGGGGCGGTGCTTTACGCCAGCGAACAGGCGATGGTGCAGGCCCATCAGGCGGTGCAGGCGCTTGGCGGGGCGGGCTTCCTGAACGACAGCGTGGTCAGCCGGCTGTTCCGCGACGCCAAGCTGATGGAGATCGGCGCGGGCACCAGCGAAATCCGCCGGATGCTGATCGGGCGCGAACTGATGGGGCTGGTCTGA
- a CDS encoding lysozyme inhibitor LprI family protein, translating to MRPWLAAAALAASPAWAQDEPEWPPFDAAPIDACLEGAARKAGPDGDADFAACIGAASGPCMDSPQGYTTVAMSYCLSKELAVWDRKLNDSYARVLDAARTTDAEMTELGSAAEKQEPLLRQMQRDWIAFHDSACAYEGSRWGGGTGAGPAGVDCAMQLTAQQYFRLRAWEPEQ from the coding sequence ATGCGGCCCTGGCTGGCGGCGGCGGCCTTGGCGGCATCGCCCGCCTGGGCGCAGGACGAACCCGAATGGCCGCCCTTCGACGCCGCGCCGATCGACGCCTGCCTGGAGGGCGCGGCCCGGAAGGCCGGTCCTGACGGCGATGCGGATTTTGCCGCCTGCATCGGCGCGGCCTCGGGCCCCTGCATGGACAGTCCCCAGGGATACACCACCGTCGCCATGTCCTATTGCCTGTCCAAGGAACTGGCCGTCTGGGACAGGAAGCTGAACGACAGCTATGCCCGCGTGCTGGACGCCGCCCGGACCACCGATGCCGAGATGACGGAACTGGGATCGGCCGCCGAAAAGCAGGAACCGCTGCTGCGCCAGATGCAGCGCGACTGGATCGCCTTTCACGATTCGGCCTGTGCCTACGAGGGCAGCCGCTGGGGCGGCGGCACCGGCGCCGGTCCGGCGGGTGTCGATTGCGCCATGCAACTGACCGCGCAGCAATATTTCCGCCTGCGCGCCTGGGAGCCGGAACAATAA